Proteins from a genomic interval of Caulobacter rhizosphaerae:
- the atpA gene encoding F0F1 ATP synthase subunit alpha, with the protein MDIRAAEISAILKSQIANFGEEAAVSDVGQVLSVGDGIARIYGLDNVQAGEMVEFPKAGVKGMALNLERDNVGAVIFGQDQAIKEGDEVRRLGEIVDVPVGRGLLGRVVNPLGEPIDGKGPIEYTERRRVDVKAPGIIPRKSVHEPVQTGLKSIDTLIPVGRGQRELIIGDRQTGKTAVAIDTILNQKAANAGKDESAKLYCVYVAIGQKRSTVAQIVKTLEEHGALEYTTVVVASASEPAPLQYLAPFAGCAMGEWFRDNGLHGLIIYDDLSKQAVAYRQMSLLLRRPPGREAYPGDVFYLHSRLLERAAKLNEDNGSGSLTALPIIETQANDVSAYIPTNVISITDGQIFLETDLFYQGIRPAVNVGISVSRVGSSAQIKAMKQVAGPIKGELAQYREMAAFAKFGSDLDASTQKMLARGERLTELLKQPQYAPQAVEEQVCVIYAGTRGYLDKIPTSSVRRFESEFLARLHSQHKDLLDGIRTKKALDKDLENTLKSVLDSFSATFA; encoded by the coding sequence GAAGCCGCCGTCTCGGACGTCGGCCAGGTGCTGTCCGTCGGTGACGGCATCGCCCGCATCTACGGTCTGGACAACGTCCAGGCCGGCGAGATGGTCGAGTTCCCGAAGGCCGGCGTGAAGGGCATGGCCCTGAACCTCGAGCGCGACAATGTCGGCGCCGTGATCTTCGGCCAGGACCAGGCCATCAAGGAAGGCGACGAAGTCCGCCGCCTCGGCGAGATCGTCGACGTGCCGGTCGGCCGTGGCCTGCTGGGCCGCGTCGTCAACCCGCTGGGCGAGCCGATCGACGGCAAGGGCCCGATCGAATACACCGAGCGCCGCCGAGTCGACGTCAAGGCCCCGGGCATCATCCCGCGCAAGTCGGTGCACGAGCCCGTGCAGACCGGCCTGAAGTCGATCGACACCCTGATCCCGGTCGGCCGCGGCCAGCGCGAGCTGATCATCGGCGACCGCCAGACCGGCAAGACCGCCGTCGCCATCGACACTATCCTGAACCAGAAGGCCGCCAACGCCGGCAAGGACGAGAGCGCCAAGCTCTACTGCGTCTATGTCGCCATCGGCCAGAAGCGCTCGACCGTCGCCCAGATCGTCAAGACGCTCGAAGAGCACGGCGCCCTGGAATACACCACCGTCGTGGTGGCCTCGGCCTCGGAGCCGGCCCCGCTGCAATACCTGGCCCCGTTCGCCGGCTGCGCCATGGGCGAGTGGTTCCGCGACAACGGCCTGCATGGCCTGATCATCTATGACGACCTCAGCAAGCAGGCCGTCGCCTATCGCCAGATGTCGCTGCTGCTGCGCCGCCCGCCGGGCCGCGAAGCCTATCCGGGCGACGTCTTCTACCTGCACTCGCGCCTGCTGGAACGCGCCGCCAAGCTGAACGAAGACAACGGCTCGGGCTCGCTGACCGCCCTGCCGATCATCGAGACTCAGGCCAACGACGTGTCGGCCTACATCCCGACCAACGTGATCTCGATCACCGACGGCCAGATCTTCCTGGAAACCGACCTGTTCTACCAGGGCATCCGCCCGGCCGTGAACGTCGGCATCTCGGTGTCGCGCGTCGGCTCGTCGGCCCAGATCAAGGCGATGAAGCAGGTCGCCGGCCCGATCAAGGGCGAGCTGGCCCAGTACCGTGAAATGGCCGCCTTCGCGAAGTTCGGGTCGGACCTGGACGCCTCGACCCAGAAGATGCTGGCCCGCGGCGAGCGCCTGACCGAGCTGCTGAAGCAGCCGCAATACGCGCCGCAAGCGGTGGAAGAGCAGGTCTGCGTGATCTACGCCGGCACCCGCGGCTACCTGGACAAGATCCCGACCTCGTCGGTTCGCCGGTTCGAGAGCGAGTTCCTGGCCCGCCTGCACAGCCAGCACAAGGACCTGCTGGACGGCATCCGCACCAAGAAGGCCCTCGACAAGGACCTGGAGAACACGCTGAAGAGCGTGCTCGACAGCTTCTCGGCGACCTTCGCCTAA
- a CDS encoding F0F1 ATP synthase subunit gamma produces the protein MASLKEMRNRISSVKATQKITKAMQMVAAAKLRRSQDAAEAARPYARRLANVIANLASGVSGDGAPALLAGTGRDDRHLIVVAAADRGLAGGFTSSIVRAARERIDALVHEGKDVKIVCVGKKSTAQLRRLYGERIVENFDLSAYRQFTLSVAQPIADVVTRLYEAGDVDVVTLFYSRFRSVVQQVPTALQLIPAVVEGGEPASGPAAVYEYEPSEEAILETLLPRNLTVQILSALLDNMAGFYASQMTAMDNATRNAGDMIKRYTLEYNRSRQAQITKELIEIISGAEAV, from the coding sequence ATGGCCAGCTTGAAGGAAATGCGCAATCGGATCTCGAGCGTCAAGGCGACGCAGAAGATCACGAAGGCGATGCAGATGGTGGCGGCGGCCAAGCTCCGCCGCAGCCAGGATGCGGCCGAAGCCGCGCGCCCCTATGCCCGCCGGCTGGCGAACGTCATCGCCAACCTGGCGAGCGGCGTGTCCGGCGACGGGGCTCCGGCCTTGCTGGCCGGCACCGGCCGGGACGATCGCCACCTGATCGTCGTGGCCGCCGCCGACCGCGGCCTGGCCGGCGGCTTCACCTCGTCGATCGTCCGCGCCGCCCGCGAGCGGATCGACGCCCTGGTCCACGAGGGCAAGGACGTGAAGATCGTCTGCGTCGGCAAGAAGTCGACCGCCCAGCTGCGCCGCCTGTACGGCGAGCGCATCGTCGAGAACTTCGACCTGTCGGCCTACCGCCAGTTCACCCTGTCGGTGGCCCAGCCGATCGCCGACGTGGTCACGCGCCTGTACGAAGCCGGCGATGTCGACGTGGTCACCCTGTTCTACAGCCGCTTCAGGTCGGTGGTGCAGCAGGTCCCGACCGCGCTGCAGCTGATCCCGGCCGTGGTCGAAGGCGGCGAGCCCGCCTCCGGCCCGGCGGCCGTCTACGAGTACGAGCCCTCGGAAGAGGCCATCCTCGAGACCCTGCTGCCGCGCAACCTGACGGTCCAGATCCTGTCGGCCCTGCTCGACAACATGGCCGGCTTCTACGCCAGCCAGATGACGGCGATGGACAACGCCACGCGCAACGCCGGCGACATGATCAAGCGCTACACCCTCGAATACAACCGTTCCCGCCAGGCCCAGATCACCAAGGAGCTGATCGAGATCATCTCCGGCGCCGAAGCCGTCTGA
- the atpD gene encoding F0F1 ATP synthase subunit beta, which produces MAKTPAKAPAAVAKPAAVKKPAAPKAAAAAAAPAVAAKAPAAKKPAAPKAAAPKATQAAPATIGAATGKLVQVIGAVVDVEFEGPLPAILNALETVNTASGQRLVFEVAQHLGQNTVRAIAMDATEGLVRGQAVRDTGESIRVPVGPGTLGRIMNVIGEPIDEQGPIQSDIYRTIHRDAPSFAEQTNTAEVLVTGIKVIDLMCPYTKGGKIGLFGGAGVGKTVTMQELINNIAKAYGGYSVLAGVGERTREGNDLYHEMIESNVNVDPKANNGSTEGSRCALVYGQMNEPPGARARVALTGLSIAEYFRDEEGKDVLLFVDNIFRFTQAGAEVSALLGRIPSAVGYQPTLATEMGNLQERITSTNKGSITSVQAIYVPADDLTDPAPAASFAHLDATTVLSRDIAAQAIFPAVDPLDSTSRIMDPLVIGEEHYNVARSVQEVLQQYKALKDIIAILGMDELSEEDKLTVARARKIQRFLSQPFHVAEQFTNTPGAFVQLKDTIRSFKGIVDGEYDHLPEAAFYMVGPIEEAVAKAEKLAGEA; this is translated from the coding sequence ATGGCCAAGACCCCCGCTAAGGCTCCCGCCGCCGTCGCCAAGCCGGCCGCCGTGAAGAAGCCCGCCGCTCCGAAGGCCGCCGCCGCGGCCGCCGCTCCCGCCGTCGCCGCCAAGGCTCCGGCCGCCAAGAAGCCCGCCGCCCCCAAGGCCGCGGCGCCGAAGGCGACCCAGGCCGCCCCGGCCACCATCGGCGCCGCGACCGGCAAGCTGGTGCAGGTCATCGGCGCCGTCGTCGACGTCGAGTTCGAAGGCCCGCTGCCGGCCATCCTGAACGCCCTGGAAACCGTCAACACCGCCTCGGGCCAGCGCCTGGTGTTCGAAGTCGCCCAGCACCTGGGCCAGAACACCGTCCGCGCCATCGCCATGGACGCCACCGAGGGGCTGGTCCGCGGCCAGGCCGTGCGCGACACCGGCGAGTCGATCCGGGTTCCGGTCGGTCCCGGCACCCTGGGCCGCATCATGAACGTCATCGGCGAGCCGATCGACGAGCAGGGCCCGATCCAGTCGGACATCTACCGCACCATCCACCGCGACGCCCCGTCCTTCGCCGAGCAGACCAACACCGCCGAAGTGCTGGTCACCGGCATCAAGGTCATCGACCTGATGTGCCCCTACACCAAGGGCGGTAAGATCGGCCTGTTCGGCGGCGCCGGCGTCGGCAAGACCGTGACGATGCAGGAGCTGATCAACAACATCGCCAAGGCTTACGGCGGTTATTCGGTGCTGGCCGGCGTGGGCGAACGCACCCGCGAAGGCAACGACCTCTATCACGAGATGATCGAGTCGAACGTCAACGTCGACCCGAAGGCCAACAACGGCTCGACCGAAGGCAGCCGCTGCGCCCTGGTCTACGGCCAGATGAACGAACCCCCGGGCGCCCGCGCCCGCGTGGCCCTGACCGGTCTCTCCATCGCCGAATACTTCCGCGATGAAGAAGGCAAGGACGTGCTGCTGTTCGTCGACAACATCTTCCGCTTCACCCAAGCCGGCGCCGAAGTGTCGGCTCTGCTGGGCCGCATCCCCTCGGCCGTGGGCTATCAGCCTACCCTGGCCACCGAGATGGGCAACCTGCAGGAGCGCATCACCTCGACCAACAAGGGCTCGATCACCTCGGTCCAGGCCATCTACGTGCCCGCCGACGACCTGACCGACCCGGCGCCCGCCGCCTCGTTCGCCCACCTGGACGCCACCACCGTTCTGTCGCGCGACATCGCCGCCCAGGCCATCTTCCCCGCCGTCGATCCGCTGGACTCGACCTCGCGGATCATGGACCCGCTGGTCATCGGCGAAGAGCACTACAACGTGGCCCGCTCGGTCCAGGAAGTGCTGCAGCAGTACAAGGCCCTGAAGGACATCATCGCCATCCTGGGCATGGACGAGCTGTCGGAAGAGGACAAGCTGACGGTCGCCCGCGCCCGCAAGATCCAGCGCTTCCTCAGCCAGCCGTTCCACGTCGCCGAGCAGTTCACCAACACGCCCGGCGCCTTCGTCCAGCTGAAGGACACCATCCGCTCGTTCAAGGGCATCGTGGACGGCGAGTACGACCACCTGCCGGAAGCCGCCTTCTACATGGTCGGCCCGATCGAGGAAGCGGTGGCCAAGGCTGAAAAGCTGGCCGGCGAAGCCTGA
- a CDS encoding ATP synthase F1 subunit epsilon, giving the protein MAKLHFSLVAPERELFSAEVDQVDAPGTEGDFGVLPNHAPFMTTLREGRVTVRDGSSVRLFDIQGGFADVGPDGFTILAEHAVEAA; this is encoded by the coding sequence ATGGCTAAGCTGCACTTCTCCCTCGTCGCGCCCGAGCGCGAACTGTTCTCGGCCGAGGTCGACCAGGTCGACGCACCGGGCACGGAAGGCGACTTCGGCGTCCTGCCGAACCACGCGCCGTTCATGACCACCCTGCGCGAAGGCCGGGTCACGGTCCGCGACGGCTCGAGCGTGCGCCTGTTCGACATCCAGGGCGGTTTCGCCGACGTCGGCCCGGACGGCTTCACCATCCTGGCCGAGCACGCGGTCGAGGCGGCGTAA
- a CDS encoding metallophosphoesterase: MAGPGGVLLLAWIGAFAGPLIILMAWALLRRSGRLRLAWTLAGLALVAYGLGVWAFLIEPRLLVVRQVTIESPAWRGPPVRLGLISDTHVAAPHVDPARVARVVARMNAQHPDAVLLLGDYAGGHEPAATRAVPARSEILRGVAAFKGLRARLGVYAVLGNHDWWYDGPAIERALAASGAVVLENRAVLAPRPEGAFWIAGLADLDSFRAEPSYPRALAGVPPAAPVVVLSHWPDPFAQAPDRVALTVAGHTHCGQVNLPVLGRLVHASRAARRWGCGAYVDRGRHLFVTGGLGVSILPVRFRAPPEIVIVTLRAPV, translated from the coding sequence ATGGCCGGGCCTGGCGGTGTCCTGCTGCTGGCCTGGATCGGCGCCTTCGCCGGACCTTTGATCATCCTGATGGCCTGGGCGCTGCTGCGGCGCTCGGGCCGTTTGCGTCTGGCCTGGACCTTGGCGGGGCTGGCGCTGGTCGCCTATGGCCTTGGCGTCTGGGCCTTCCTGATCGAGCCGCGCCTGCTGGTCGTGCGCCAGGTGACGATCGAGTCGCCGGCCTGGCGCGGTCCGCCGGTGCGCCTGGGTCTGATCAGCGACACCCATGTCGCCGCGCCCCATGTCGATCCGGCCCGGGTGGCGCGGGTGGTGGCGCGGATGAACGCCCAGCATCCCGACGCCGTGCTGCTGTTGGGCGACTACGCCGGCGGCCATGAGCCGGCCGCGACCCGGGCCGTTCCCGCCCGGTCGGAGATCCTGCGCGGGGTCGCCGCCTTCAAGGGTCTGCGGGCGCGGCTGGGCGTCTACGCCGTGCTCGGCAATCACGACTGGTGGTACGACGGTCCGGCGATCGAGCGGGCCCTGGCGGCCAGCGGCGCGGTGGTGCTGGAGAACCGCGCGGTGCTCGCGCCGCGCCCCGAAGGCGCCTTCTGGATCGCCGGCCTGGCCGACCTCGACTCCTTCCGCGCCGAGCCGTCCTACCCCCGCGCCTTGGCGGGTGTTCCGCCGGCCGCGCCGGTCGTGGTCCTGAGCCACTGGCCCGACCCGTTCGCCCAGGCGCCGGACCGCGTCGCCCTGACGGTGGCGGGCCACACCCATTGCGGCCAGGTCAATCTGCCGGTGCTGGGCCGCCTGGTCCATGCGTCGCGGGCCGCGCGCCGTTGGGGCTGCGGCGCCTATGTCGACCGCGGGCGGCATCTGTTCGTCACGGGCGGCCTCGGCGTGTCGATTCTGCCCGTCCGCTTTCGGGCGCCGCCCGAGATCGTCATCGTCACCCTGCGGGCGCCAGTCTAG